A single Prevotella sp. E15-22 DNA region contains:
- the ruvA gene encoding Holliday junction branch migration protein RuvA codes for MIEYIKGELTELTPALATVEAAGVGYGLNISLNTFSAIQGKKEVRLYVYEAIREDAHVLFGFCNKKEREMFLLLITVSGVGANTARMMLSGMSVSELCSAISTGNAKLIQSIKGIGKMTAQRIIVDLRDKIVALGIADEIPAGGIVSAPVNNAVRDEAVAALTMLGFAPAPTQKVVVQILQEQPTLPVEQVVKLALKQIK; via the coding sequence ATGATAGAATACATTAAGGGCGAACTGACCGAGTTGACCCCCGCTTTGGCCACCGTAGAGGCTGCGGGCGTGGGCTATGGTTTGAACATATCGCTCAATACGTTTAGTGCCATTCAGGGTAAGAAGGAAGTCCGTCTCTATGTCTATGAGGCTATTCGCGAGGATGCTCATGTGCTTTTCGGTTTCTGTAATAAGAAGGAGCGCGAGATGTTTCTGTTGCTCATCACTGTTAGTGGTGTAGGTGCCAATACAGCGCGCATGATGCTTTCGGGCATGAGTGTCTCAGAGCTCTGTTCCGCCATCAGTACTGGTAATGCGAAACTTATTCAGAGCATCAAGGGCATTGGTAAGATGACGGCACAGCGCATCATCGTCGACTTGCGTGATAAGATTGTAGCTCTCGGTATTGCCGATGAGATTCCTGCAGGAGGCATAGTCTCTGCACCCGTCAATAATGCTGTTCGTGACGAGGCTGTCGCTGCTCTCACAATGCTGGGCTTTGCGCCTGCACCCACCCAGAAAGTGGTTGTCCAGATACTGCAGGAACAGCCCACATTGCCTGTTGAGCAAGTGGTGAAACTGGCGTTGAAGCAAATAAAATAA
- a CDS encoding diaminopimelate dehydrogenase: MKKIRAAVVGYGNIGKYALEALETAPDFEVAGIVRRNGAENKPAELAPYEVVKDIKELKDVDVAILATPTRSCEEYAKQILPLGINTVDSFDIHGLIRDYRRTLMDLNKKTNTVSVIAAGWDPGSDSIVRTLMQSLAPKGLSYTNFGPGMSMGHSVCVRSKEGVKNALSMTIPLGEGIHRRMVYVELEEGAKLEEVTKAIKADPYFASDETHVFQVESVDDVRDMGHGVNLVRKGVSGKTQNQRLEFNMSINNPALTGQVLVNVARASMRLQPGCYTMIEIPVIDMLPGDREDLISHLV, encoded by the coding sequence ATGAAAAAAATAAGAGCAGCCGTCGTTGGTTACGGCAACATTGGTAAGTATGCACTCGAGGCACTGGAAACAGCTCCCGATTTTGAAGTGGCAGGCATTGTACGTCGTAACGGCGCAGAGAACAAGCCCGCAGAACTGGCTCCATACGAGGTAGTCAAGGACATCAAGGAGTTGAAGGACGTAGACGTGGCCATTCTGGCTACTCCTACCCGCTCGTGCGAGGAATATGCCAAGCAGATTCTTCCCTTGGGCATCAACACTGTAGACTCTTTTGATATCCACGGACTTATTCGCGACTATCGTCGTACTTTGATGGATTTGAATAAGAAAACCAACACAGTAAGTGTAATCGCCGCTGGATGGGATCCAGGTTCAGACTCCATTGTTCGCACACTGATGCAGAGTCTGGCTCCTAAAGGCCTCTCATATACTAACTTTGGCCCCGGCATGTCAATGGGACACAGCGTGTGTGTTCGCTCTAAGGAGGGCGTTAAGAACGCACTTTCAATGACTATCCCCTTGGGTGAAGGTATCCACCGTCGTATGGTATATGTTGAGTTGGAAGAGGGTGCTAAGTTGGAAGAGGTAACTAAGGCTATCAAGGCCGACCCATACTTTGCTAGCGATGAAACACACGTTTTCCAAGTTGAGAGCGTAGATGACGTTCGTGACATGGGTCATGGTGTAAACTTGGTACGCAAGGGTGTGAGCGGTAAGACTCAGAACCAGCGTTTGGAGTTCAATATGAGCATCAATAACCCCGCCCTGACTGGTCAGGTGCTAGTAAATGTGGCTCGTGCCTCTATGCGTCTGCAGCCTGGTTGCTACACAATGATTGAGATTCCTGTCATTGACATGCTTCCTGGTGACCGCGAGGACTTGATTAGTCACTTGGTATAA
- the trpB gene encoding tryptophan synthase subunit beta: MSKYQVDENGFYGEFGGAYVPEILYKCVKDLQKAYLPIIESEEFKQEYHALLKDYVGRPSPLYYASRMSEKYGCKLYLKREDLNHTGAHKINNTIGQILLAKKMGKTRIIAETGAGQHGVATATVCALMNMKCEVFMGATDVERQHTNVERMKMLGAEVHPVRTGNMTLSDACSEAIRDWCCHPADTFYIVGSTMGPHPYPDLVAKMQSVISEEIKWQLEEKIGRNYPDYLIACIGGGSNAAGTIYHYMDDERVKIVLAEAGGHGWETNHTAATIHKGTVGILHGAKMLVMQNEDGQIEEAFTISAGLDYPGVGPMHCNMAKQGRTKVLSINDDEAIRGGYELTRMEGIIPAIESAHAIAALSRLNFKKDDVVVLTVSGRGDKDIETYLNNKEMVQ; the protein is encoded by the coding sequence ATGAGTAAGTATCAAGTTGACGAAAACGGTTTTTACGGTGAGTTTGGCGGTGCCTATGTGCCCGAGATTCTGTATAAGTGCGTAAAGGACTTGCAGAAGGCTTATCTGCCTATCATTGAGAGCGAGGAGTTCAAGCAGGAGTATCATGCCCTGCTGAAGGATTACGTGGGTAGACCATCACCTCTGTACTATGCTAGCAGAATGAGCGAGAAATATGGTTGCAAGCTGTATCTGAAACGCGAGGACCTGAACCACACAGGCGCACACAAGATCAACAACACCATTGGTCAGATTCTATTAGCAAAAAAGATGGGCAAGACGCGCATCATCGCTGAGACTGGAGCTGGTCAGCATGGTGTGGCCACAGCAACTGTTTGTGCTCTGATGAACATGAAATGCGAGGTGTTTATGGGCGCGACAGATGTGGAGCGACAGCATACCAACGTGGAGCGCATGAAGATGCTTGGTGCCGAGGTGCATCCTGTCCGAACAGGCAATATGACACTCAGCGATGCATGCAGTGAAGCCATTCGCGACTGGTGCTGTCATCCTGCCGATACTTTCTATATTGTTGGCTCTACAATGGGACCGCATCCCTACCCCGACCTGGTGGCTAAGATGCAGAGTGTTATCTCGGAGGAAATCAAATGGCAACTTGAAGAGAAGATTGGCCGTAACTACCCTGACTATCTTATTGCATGTATCGGTGGCGGATCAAATGCTGCCGGCACCATTTATCACTACATGGACGATGAACGCGTAAAGATTGTGTTGGCTGAGGCTGGCGGACACGGCTGGGAAACGAACCACACTGCTGCCACCATTCACAAAGGAACGGTGGGCATTCTGCATGGAGCCAAGATGCTGGTGATGCAGAACGAGGACGGTCAGATAGAGGAGGCCTTTACCATCAGTGCCGGTCTGGACTACCCTGGCGTGGGCCCCATGCACTGCAACATGGCAAAACAAGGTCGCACAAAGGTACTGTCAATTAACGATGACGAGGCTATTCGTGGAGGTTACGAGTTGACACGTATGGAGGGCATCATCCCTGCCATCGAGAGCGCTCATGCCATCGCAGCCTTATCGAGACTCAATTTCAAGAAGGATGATGTGGTGGTGCTCACAGTGAGTGGACGCGGCGACAAAGACATTGAGACTTACTTGAACAACAAAGAAATGGTACAATAA
- a CDS encoding anthranilate synthase component I family protein translates to MEKIFHYHTSSKTILADLYTPVGVYMRLRDLYPQSALMESSDYHDQSNSHSFIGINPIASVAIGHGIATVSYPDGTTFKHEVNKDYRSDKAIHALIDHIKVEGEDANVCGLFGYTSFNAVRYFEDINVKDETQIKNDAPDLLYILYKVVIVFDHHNNMLKVVSISESNESISDISDVLKAMNKASVKAYDFHPVGSFTSPLTDEEHKANIRKGIQHCLRGDVFQIVLSRRFIQKYEGDDFKLYRALRSINPSPYLFYFDFGGFRIFGSSPETHCRIEGRKAYIDPIAGTTKRTGDAEADRKGAEFLRNDPKENAEHVMLVDLARNDLSRNCHDVKVDYYKDIQYYSHVIHLVSRVSGELDQEADSIKAFIDTFPAGTLSGAPKVRAMQLISDYEPHNRGAYGGCIGIIGLDGSLNQAITIRTFVSRNGELWFQAGGGIVAKSNEEYELQEVNNKLGALRRAIEKAAIL, encoded by the coding sequence ATGGAGAAAATCTTTCATTATCATACAAGCAGCAAGACTATTCTCGCTGACCTTTATACGCCAGTAGGCGTGTATATGCGTCTGCGCGACCTATATCCGCAGAGCGCATTGATGGAGAGTTCAGACTATCACGACCAGAGCAACTCACATTCTTTCATTGGCATTAACCCTATTGCCAGCGTAGCCATCGGACATGGCATCGCAACTGTCAGTTACCCAGATGGCACGACATTCAAGCACGAGGTAAACAAAGACTATCGTTCGGACAAGGCCATACATGCACTCATAGACCATATTAAGGTGGAAGGCGAGGATGCGAACGTCTGCGGACTCTTTGGCTACACGTCGTTTAACGCCGTACGTTATTTTGAAGATATCAACGTGAAGGACGAGACACAAATAAAGAACGATGCTCCTGACCTGCTTTATATATTATATAAGGTGGTCATCGTATTCGATCATCACAATAACATGCTGAAGGTAGTGAGTATCTCCGAAAGTAATGAGAGTATTTCTGATATCTCAGACGTTTTGAAAGCCATGAATAAGGCTTCTGTAAAGGCTTACGATTTCCACCCTGTGGGTTCTTTTACATCGCCCTTGACGGACGAGGAACACAAGGCCAATATCCGCAAAGGCATTCAGCACTGCTTGCGTGGCGATGTGTTTCAGATTGTACTCTCGCGCCGCTTCATCCAGAAGTACGAAGGAGATGATTTCAAACTTTATCGTGCATTGAGGAGCATCAACCCAAGTCCTTACTTGTTCTATTTCGATTTTGGCGGTTTCCGCATCTTTGGTTCAAGTCCCGAGACGCACTGCCGCATAGAAGGACGTAAGGCCTACATTGACCCCATAGCAGGAACAACAAAACGTACGGGTGATGCCGAGGCCGACCGCAAAGGCGCTGAGTTTCTGCGTAACGATCCGAAAGAGAATGCTGAGCACGTGATGCTGGTAGACCTAGCTCGCAATGATTTATCGAGAAACTGTCATGATGTAAAAGTAGACTACTACAAAGATATCCAGTACTACTCGCATGTGATTCACCTGGTGTCACGTGTATCAGGAGAACTGGATCAAGAGGCCGATTCCATCAAGGCATTTATCGACACCTTCCCTGCCGGAACACTCTCTGGAGCGCCTAAGGTTCGCGCCATGCAACTTATCAGCGACTATGAGCCACACAACCGTGGTGCCTATGGTGGTTGTATTGGCATCATCGGTCTCGATGGCAGTCTGAATCAGGCCATCACTATCCGTACCTTCGTCAGTCGTAACGGTGAACTATGGTTCCAAGCTGGCGGTGGCATTGTGGCCAAGAGCAACGAGGAATATGAGTTGCAAGAGGTGAACAACAAATTGGGTGCACTTCGCAGAGCCATTGAGAAGGCAGCTATTCTATAA
- a CDS encoding aminodeoxychorismate/anthranilate synthase component II, with the protein MKVVIIDNYDSFTYNLSHLIKELGAEVAVLRNDQFKLSDLEPYNKIVLSPGPGIPSEAGLLLDVIRTYAGKKPILGVCLGHQAIGEAFGGKLENLSDVFHGVATPCHIVVDDPIFSGVERDITIGRYHSWVVAKEGLPECLEITAVSDEGQIMALRHKTLNIRGIQFHPESVLTPDGRKMIQNFLFL; encoded by the coding sequence ATGAAAGTAGTCATTATTGATAATTACGACTCATTTACCTATAACTTGAGTCACCTAATAAAAGAGCTGGGAGCCGAAGTCGCCGTACTGCGCAATGACCAATTTAAGCTCTCAGACCTTGAGCCCTACAACAAAATTGTGCTCTCGCCAGGTCCTGGCATTCCATCGGAAGCAGGACTCCTGCTCGATGTCATTCGCACCTATGCTGGCAAGAAGCCCATTCTGGGTGTCTGCCTAGGGCATCAGGCTATCGGAGAAGCATTTGGCGGAAAACTAGAGAACCTATCGGACGTCTTTCATGGTGTGGCAACACCTTGTCACATCGTCGTTGACGACCCTATCTTCAGCGGTGTCGAACGCGACATCACTATTGGCCGCTATCATTCCTGGGTGGTTGCTAAGGAAGGATTACCCGAATGTCTAGAGATTACTGCCGTCAGTGACGAGGGACAAATCATGGCGTTGCGTCACAAGACGCTCAACATCCGAGGCATCCAGTTCCATCCTGAGAGTGTGCTTACACCCGATGGAAGAAAAATGATTCAAAACTTCTTATTCCTATAA
- the trpD gene encoding anthranilate phosphoribosyltransferase, producing MKGYLFRLLNHEELSREEMKTILIGITQSEYPNEQITALLTCLQMRGVTVEELLGFRDGILETGVPAILDCDRYIDVVGTGGDRKNTFNISTTSCFVIAGAGYKVAKHGNYAATSVSGASNVIAHHGIKFTDDIDKLNRSLNEVGIVYLHAQLFAKAMKFVGPIRKALPFPTIFNLLGPIVNPSQPKCQLLGVANLNQMRLYHQVYQKLGIDYGIVNSIDGYDEISLTGDFKVTTKDYERIFKPQDLGFEIAKPEELVGGATEEEAAEIFDSVLENRALPAQKNIVLANAAFGIQVLEKGQKSIEECIEIARESIDSGAALRTFKKFVELNS from the coding sequence ATGAAAGGCTATCTCTTCCGCCTGTTAAACCACGAAGAGCTTTCCCGAGAGGAGATGAAAACAATCCTGATTGGTATTACCCAGAGTGAATATCCCAACGAGCAGATTACAGCGCTGCTCACCTGCCTGCAGATGCGCGGTGTAACCGTCGAGGAGTTATTAGGATTCCGCGACGGCATTCTGGAGACTGGCGTACCAGCCATTCTCGACTGCGACCGTTACATCGACGTTGTCGGTACTGGTGGCGACCGTAAGAACACATTTAACATCTCGACTACCTCATGTTTCGTGATTGCCGGTGCCGGATATAAGGTTGCTAAGCACGGCAACTATGCAGCCACATCGGTGAGCGGTGCCTCTAACGTAATTGCCCATCACGGTATTAAGTTCACAGATGACATTGACAAGTTGAACCGTTCACTCAACGAAGTTGGCATCGTATATCTACATGCCCAACTCTTTGCCAAGGCTATGAAGTTTGTGGGACCAATCCGCAAGGCCCTGCCCTTCCCCACCATATTCAACCTTCTAGGCCCCATTGTCAATCCTAGTCAACCTAAGTGCCAATTACTTGGTGTAGCTAATCTAAACCAAATGCGTCTTTATCATCAAGTGTATCAGAAACTAGGCATCGACTATGGTATTGTGAACAGCATTGATGGCTATGACGAGATTTCGCTTACCGGCGACTTCAAAGTAACAACGAAGGACTACGAGCGCATCTTCAAGCCACAAGACCTAGGATTTGAGATTGCAAAGCCAGAGGAGCTCGTTGGCGGTGCAACAGAAGAGGAGGCCGCAGAAATCTTTGATTCGGTACTCGAAAACCGTGCCCTACCAGCTCAGAAAAACATTGTATTAGCTAATGCTGCCTTTGGCATCCAAGTGCTAGAAAAAGGACAGAAGAGCATCGAAGAGTGCATTGAGATAGCACGCGAGAGTATTGATAGTGGAGCTGCCCTACGCACATTCAAGAAGTTCGTGGAACTAAACTCATAA
- the trpC gene encoding indole-3-glycerol phosphate synthase TrpC: protein MDILQEIVAYKHLELERLCAKKPSLREALLQSNTGIIAEFKRRSPSKGWIKEEGRADIIPLSYQQNGAAALSILTDEHYFGGSDDFIRQARLSGVTLPILYKNFVINEAQLYAAALCGASAVLLIAACLSKQECKQLMDKAHALGLEVLLEMHSEAELEYAELEPDVCGINNRNLGSFVTDVENSFRLAELLPKDAVKVSESGISNPETVKTLRSAGFRGFLIGENFMKTADPGKSLNEFISQL, encoded by the coding sequence ATGGATATTCTTCAAGAAATTGTTGCTTATAAGCATCTAGAACTAGAGCGTCTCTGCGCAAAGAAGCCTTCTTTGCGCGAGGCTCTGCTCCAAAGCAACACGGGTATCATTGCCGAGTTTAAACGCCGTTCTCCATCAAAAGGATGGATTAAAGAAGAAGGACGCGCCGACATCATCCCGCTATCATACCAGCAAAATGGCGCTGCTGCCCTGAGCATCCTTACCGATGAGCATTACTTTGGAGGCAGCGATGACTTTATCCGTCAGGCTCGTCTAAGCGGTGTTACACTTCCCATTCTCTATAAGAACTTCGTTATCAACGAAGCGCAACTATATGCGGCTGCGCTCTGCGGGGCATCGGCAGTTCTACTGATTGCCGCCTGTCTTTCGAAACAGGAATGCAAGCAATTGATGGATAAGGCGCATGCATTGGGACTAGAGGTACTGCTTGAGATGCACTCGGAAGCGGAGCTAGAGTATGCCGAACTGGAGCCTGATGTATGTGGCATCAACAATCGTAATCTGGGGTCGTTTGTCACGGATGTAGAGAACTCATTCCGTTTGGCTGAGCTTCTGCCAAAGGACGCTGTCAAGGTGAGCGAAAGCGGCATTTCGAACCCAGAGACGGTCAAGACTCTCCGTTCGGCAGGGTTCCGTGGCTTCCTCATTGGCGAGAACTTCATGAAGACAGCCGACCCTGGTAAGTCATTAAACGAATTCATCTCACAGTTATGA
- a CDS encoding phosphoribosylanthranilate isomerase, with the protein MIVKVCGMRDTENIREAEALGINLMGFIFWPKSSRFVSERPAYLPNRVKRVGVFVNEDIETVKSLSDEYNLDYIQLHGHESPEYVAQMERPVIKAISVNDRDDIATYKAYEDVVEYFLFDTKCLSVGGSGKQFDWSILSAYDGKKPFLLSGGIGSDDAEKVKNIRHPKCIGIDLNSRFEITPGIKDINKLKQFLEQL; encoded by the coding sequence ATGATTGTTAAGGTTTGTGGAATGAGGGATACGGAGAATATCCGAGAGGCAGAGGCCCTGGGCATCAACCTAATGGGCTTCATCTTCTGGCCAAAGTCCAGTCGATTTGTCAGCGAACGCCCTGCATATTTGCCCAACAGGGTAAAACGTGTAGGGGTATTTGTGAATGAAGACATTGAAACTGTCAAAAGTCTTTCGGACGAATATAACCTTGATTACATACAACTCCATGGGCATGAGTCACCCGAATATGTTGCACAGATGGAACGTCCTGTCATAAAAGCTATCAGTGTTAACGACCGTGACGACATCGCAACATACAAGGCATATGAAGACGTCGTGGAATATTTTCTTTTCGACACAAAATGTCTATCCGTTGGAGGCAGTGGTAAGCAGTTCGATTGGAGCATTCTCTCGGCTTATGACGGAAAGAAGCCTTTCCTACTCAGCGGTGGCATCGGGTCTGATGATGCAGAGAAAGTAAAAAACATCCGTCATCCAAAGTGTATAGGCATTGACCTAAACTCTCGTTTCGAAATAACACCAGGAATCAAAGATATCAATAAACTCAAACAATTCTTAGAACAGTTATGA
- the trpA gene encoding tryptophan synthase subunit alpha: MNKINSLFENKKNEKLLSLYFCAGCPTLEGTADVILAMQHRGIAMIEVGIPFSDPLADGPVIQSAATQALKNGMTLKTLFGQLKDIKEQVEIPLVLMGYLNPILHYGIEAFCQSCVEAGVSGAIIPDLPFDDYLNIVKPIADKYDLRIIMLITPETSEERIRFIDEHTDGFIYMVSSASITGTQKSFDEQKQEYFRRINAMNLRNPRMIGFGISNAQTLKAAQDNATGAIIGSKFVTLLNEANGNADVALDHLYEALNK, from the coding sequence ATGAACAAGATTAATTCTCTATTCGAAAATAAGAAGAACGAAAAACTCCTTTCGCTCTATTTCTGTGCAGGCTGTCCAACACTTGAAGGTACGGCCGACGTGATTCTCGCCATGCAGCACCGCGGCATTGCCATGATCGAGGTGGGTATTCCTTTCAGCGACCCATTGGCTGATGGGCCTGTCATCCAGAGTGCAGCTACACAGGCGCTGAAGAACGGCATGACCCTGAAGACGCTCTTCGGTCAGCTGAAGGACATTAAAGAACAAGTGGAGATTCCCCTCGTGCTCATGGGCTATCTGAATCCTATTCTGCATTACGGCATCGAAGCGTTTTGTCAGAGTTGTGTAGAGGCGGGCGTCAGTGGTGCCATCATCCCCGACCTTCCCTTTGATGACTATCTGAACATTGTAAAGCCCATTGCCGACAAATACGACCTACGCATCATCATGCTTATCACCCCAGAGACCAGCGAAGAGCGCATCCGCTTTATTGACGAGCATACCGATGGATTTATCTATATGGTTAGCTCTGCCTCCATCACTGGTACTCAGAAATCATTCGACGAACAGAAACAGGAATATTTCCGCCGTATCAACGCCATGAACCTGCGCAATCCTCGCATGATTGGTTTTGGCATCAGTAACGCTCAAACGTTAAAAGCTGCACAAGACAATGCAACCGGTGCTATCATCGGCTCAAAATTTGTTACGCTTTTGAACGAAGCCAATGGTAATGCAGACGTTGCTCTCGACCATCTGTATGAGGCCTTGAACAAATAA
- a CDS encoding glycoside hydrolase family 28 protein yields MTNKLWILSSLLCFVLSTWAIDYNTCYKDLPTQVKAVEAFAIPQNEINLKDVGGIGDGITLCTDAFEKGLTQLTEQGGGRLIVPEGVWLTGPIILRNNTELHLERNAIVVFSPDKRLYLEKNDEIRRVHPCIRASKQKNIAITGQGIIDGNGQQWRPVKRLKSSNTEWERYLDMGGQVTEKGDLWYPWQMANGYPDIADDAKKQEGMRNDLIRLTDCQNILLEGVTIQNAPRFHVHPCFCENIIIDGITVRSEWNVQNADGIDLSDCRRALIVNCNVSVGDDGICLKSNKPTKGRDIAGCEDMVIMNNTVNHAHGGFVLGSEIASGIRRIVVRDNTFSGTDVGLRFKSSLSRGGRTEALYFSNIMMNDIAGEAISFQCDYVNRQAGDNSEIPVFSKVDRQWVPQFQDIHINNVVCYNCKTGIKAKGIKGLSCVKNINISNCTIVYNKNEHLIDQETAQLLMNNVRFLRLGSSQQ; encoded by the coding sequence ATGACCAATAAGTTATGGATACTAAGCAGTCTACTGTGCTTTGTACTGAGTACATGGGCTATCGACTATAATACGTGCTACAAAGATTTACCCACACAAGTAAAGGCAGTGGAAGCATTTGCAATTCCACAGAACGAGATAAACCTGAAAGATGTAGGAGGCATAGGTGACGGTATCACTCTATGCACGGATGCTTTTGAGAAAGGGTTGACGCAGTTGACCGAGCAGGGAGGAGGTCGTCTCATTGTGCCAGAAGGTGTGTGGCTCACTGGGCCTATCATCCTGAGAAATAATACAGAATTGCATCTGGAACGCAATGCCATCGTGGTGTTCTCTCCAGACAAGCGTCTTTATCTTGAGAAGAATGACGAAATCAGACGCGTTCATCCTTGTATCCGTGCCTCCAAACAGAAAAACATCGCTATCACAGGGCAAGGCATTATAGATGGCAATGGTCAGCAATGGCGTCCTGTTAAACGTCTGAAATCGAGTAACACAGAATGGGAACGTTATTTGGATATGGGTGGACAAGTGACTGAGAAAGGCGACCTGTGGTATCCTTGGCAGATGGCCAATGGTTATCCCGATATTGCTGATGATGCCAAGAAACAGGAAGGAATGCGTAATGACCTTATCAGACTAACCGACTGTCAAAACATCCTACTGGAAGGAGTTACCATTCAGAACGCACCACGATTTCATGTGCATCCCTGCTTCTGCGAGAACATCATCATTGATGGAATCACCGTACGCTCTGAATGGAACGTTCAAAATGCTGACGGCATCGACCTGTCTGATTGTAGACGAGCCTTGATTGTCAACTGTAATGTTAGTGTGGGTGATGACGGCATCTGTCTGAAAAGCAACAAGCCAACCAAAGGACGTGACATCGCTGGATGCGAAGACATGGTGATTATGAACAACACCGTGAACCATGCCCATGGTGGCTTTGTGTTAGGTAGTGAGATTGCCAGCGGCATCCGTCGCATAGTGGTAAGAGACAACACTTTCAGTGGTACAGACGTAGGTCTGAGATTCAAGAGTTCATTAAGCCGAGGTGGACGAACGGAAGCGCTCTATTTTAGTAATATCATGATGAACGACATTGCTGGCGAGGCCATCAGCTTTCAATGCGACTATGTTAATCGGCAGGCAGGCGACAACAGCGAAATACCTGTATTTTCAAAGGTCGACCGACAATGGGTACCACAGTTTCAAGATATCCACATCAACAATGTGGTATGTTACAACTGCAAAACAGGTATCAAAGCAAAAGGTATCAAGGGATTGTCATGTGTTAAGAACATAAACATCAGCAACTGCACCATTGTCTATAACAAGAATGAGCACTTGATAGACCAAGAGACAGCACAGTTGCTGATGAACAACGTGAGATTTTTAAGACTGGGCAGCAGTCAGCAGTAA
- a CDS encoding NAD(P)/FAD-dependent oxidoreductase — MNKTDLIIIGAGPGGYRAAEYAAKQGLKVAIFEGSEVGGTCLNVGCIPTKTYVHSASFDEARERMATVVTQLRQGVEGILSHPNITLVREKGVFVDAHTVGDYTADNIIIATGSETKWLPIKGVDDPRVVDSTGLLQLETLPKRLTIIGAGVIGMEFASVFNRFGSEVTVIEYLKECLPALDSDIAKRLRKYLEKQGITFKMKTAVEDIADIDADVVLMATGRKPRVQADFANAGVEYDERKGVAVDENFKTAVNGIYAIGDVNGKQMLAHAAEMQAVHAVNHILNKEDAIRFDIMPAAIFTTPEAACVGLTEDQLKEQGYAYECRKAFHRVNGKALTMNETEGMLKLFSEPEAGRILGCHVFGAHSADMVQEVSVLMCRDTTVSQLRDMVHIHPTVNELLLTAAQS, encoded by the coding sequence ATGAACAAAACTGATTTGATTATCATCGGCGCGGGCCCTGGAGGTTACCGCGCCGCTGAATATGCTGCTAAGCAGGGCTTAAAGGTAGCTATTTTCGAAGGCTCTGAGGTGGGTGGAACCTGCTTGAATGTGGGTTGTATTCCTACTAAGACCTACGTGCATAGCGCTTCTTTTGATGAGGCGCGTGAGCGTATGGCTACGGTTGTGACCCAACTTCGTCAAGGTGTTGAGGGCATCCTCTCTCATCCTAACATCACGCTGGTTCGTGAGAAAGGTGTGTTTGTGGATGCTCATACCGTTGGCGACTACACCGCTGATAACATCATCATCGCCACAGGTTCTGAAACCAAATGGCTTCCAATTAAGGGCGTTGATGATCCTCGTGTGGTAGATAGCACAGGCCTGCTACAGCTAGAGACTCTCCCCAAGCGTCTTACTATAATCGGCGCTGGAGTAATCGGTATGGAGTTTGCCTCAGTATTCAATCGATTTGGTTCTGAGGTTACGGTCATCGAGTATCTAAAGGAATGCTTGCCTGCCCTGGATAGCGACATCGCCAAGCGTCTGCGCAAGTATCTGGAAAAGCAGGGCATCACCTTCAAGATGAAGACTGCCGTAGAGGATATCGCAGATATAGATGCTGACGTGGTACTGATGGCAACAGGCAGAAAGCCTCGTGTGCAGGCTGACTTTGCCAATGCTGGCGTAGAGTATGATGAACGTAAGGGTGTAGCTGTAGATGAGAACTTCAAGACAGCCGTGAATGGTATTTATGCAATAGGCGATGTAAATGGTAAGCAGATGTTGGCCCACGCTGCTGAGATGCAGGCTGTGCATGCTGTGAATCATATCCTTAACAAGGAGGATGCTATTCGTTTCGATATCATGCCTGCTGCCATCTTTACTACTCCCGAGGCTGCTTGCGTTGGCCTCACTGAGGATCAACTCAAAGAGCAAGGTTATGCCTATGAATGTCGCAAAGCATTCCATCGTGTAAATGGAAAGGCTTTAACGATGAACGAGACAGAGGGAATGTTGAAACTCTTCTCGGAACCTGAAGCAGGACGTATTCTTGGGTGTCATGTCTTTGGCGCCCATAGTGCCGATATGGTGCAGGAAGTCAGTGTGCTGATGTGTCGTGATACAACTGTCTCACAATTGCGCGACATGGTGCATATTCATCCCACAGTCAATGAATTACTGCTGACTGCTGCCCAGTCTTAA